The genome window GAGTCTTGAGCAATAGTAATATTATCtatgtgtgacctataggtcatatGTTCGAATCGTGAAAATAATTATTGATGCTTGAATTTGGGTAAGTTGCTTATATCGCACCCTTTGAGTACGGTCCTTTTTCGGACCCTGCATAAATGCGAGATACTTCGACCTCGTTTGtccataaaattattttttttttcaaaaaatatgtttgtccatgaaattttgaaattttttcgaaaatgtattttaaaaaaattcaaatttgttttccactcacaaaactgtaacattttttaaaatgaaatacatgtccaaataTAACTTaagatttcaaatattatttttcaacttaactccaaatactattttttttaaaaaaattacaatttttatCTTCCAACGCCTGTTTCATACACCGAACTACTCTTTCAGTATTTTTGGATAAATACTAATCCAGCTGTAAACTTGGTTGATGTATGTTACAACTCATTTGCTCAGTACAAAAAGATTAAATAAAATTACACGTGAATATTTAGTACGTCCGGACAATATTAGTTGAGTTGAAGTTGAGACACAAAAAGCTGCAAAAGCTACACCGCTCTAGGCCCCTAGCTGCACAGTTGTTCCTCACTAGAAAAAAAATAAGTTTGTGAAATTTAAGAAATTAAAAGTGAAAACTAATACTCCTACTACATTATTTGAAATACATCTTTATATCAgtatttaaatattttacttgAAATTGATACTTACCGATATTCATAACTAGATTATTATGTTCACATATTGAAGATCAATTACGTAGATATAAGCCGGCTATTAGCTTGATTTTAATAGtgatttcaattttcaagttagTTTGCCCGTAGCTATAAGAAATTTGCTACCTTCGATTAtaaagaaatatatatttttagtagCTTCAAAATAATCGatatcatatacatataatatacatattttaaacaGTCAATTAATTAATTTCGATAGAGCcaccaattttatattttgtccCCGTTAAACGCACATTGTTGAATTTGGCTACTTCTTTAAAAGCATATCTCaaacagaaaataaaaaagaaaatgaaacctGAAGAAGAAAATTCCAAATGAAATTACAAAGAATCTGTATATTCGGGTCAGAAATCAAATGCCCAATTCTTGTTTCCATCTTTTCAATTACATTTTCCTTTCCAAAATTCAGCATAAACAAGACATATAAGAACCAAAGAAAGAAAAAGTAAGTTACACAAATGAAGGTTCAAATGATTTTCCTTTCGAGTTTCAAATGGAACATCAGATATCAAATCACCTTGTTGGATTAGTCTTGAATTCCTGTTGCAAAGCTAATTCAAGCAAATCTTCAGATTCTTCCATTAATTCAGGACTCAATCTGAACATAAGCACACAAAATTCCATCTGATCAAGAACACCATCCCCATTCAAATCACCTTCTCTCAACATACTCATCAGCTCATCATCTCTCAAATTTTGTAGACCAAGAATTGCTGAGTTTTTCTTCAAACTCTCAAAAGTAATAACCCTTTTTTCTCTATCCATTAATAGCTGAAACCCATTACATAGCTCTCTAATTAAACCATCCCCACCTAGCTTATTTGCCATCATTGGTAACATATCTTGAAAATCATTAGTTTTTGTACCAGCCATTattctcttttgttttttgtAGAAAGAGGGAGATTATTGGTTGATGATTCTTGATGTAGGGGAAGGGAACAATATGGTATGCCTAATATAAGGGGGGAAATAAAGGGGTTCTAGGAAAGAGGAAAAATAGGGGGGAGGAGGGCCgcgagggggggggggggtagctAAGAATGACAACCAAATTACAAAGATTTTAATTACTGGTCGGCTTAGGTTCTTGCACATTGCAATTGCCTCTCTGTTTCTTAGAAGAAGCCTGTCGACCTGTCACTCTCTTAAGGGCAATTACTGTCATTTCACACATAGATTATTATCTAATTTTTTATTGTTCCATGTCCCCTTTGACCTGCTCCATACTGCTAGGAGAAATTTTAAGAGAATCCTTTGTGATATTTAAATCGTGGAAGCAGTTACTATACTTGTAATAGGATAAATTATCTATATTTGATTTCTTGAGATGCTGTTTTTTTCCGAACTCTATATGCATACGACATACTTTGTACACCGAATTACTTTTTTTCTATTCTTTTAGTTGTTTGTTTTTGGTGGTAAAAATTGCAttgcc of Nicotiana tomentosiformis chromosome 7, ASM39032v3, whole genome shotgun sequence contains these proteins:
- the LOC104119092 gene encoding calcium-binding protein KRP1-like — translated: MAGTKTNDFQDMLPMMANKLGGDGLIRELCNGFQLLMDREKRVITFESLKKNSAILGLQNLRDDELMSMLREGDLNGDGVLDQMEFCVLMFRLSPELMEESEDLLELALQQEFKTNPTR